A single region of the Thermodesulfatator indicus DSM 15286 genome encodes:
- a CDS encoding ATPase, T2SS/T4P/T4SS family: MSEINVEQIFKEAEVYASQGLYDEAILALEVLLSQYEEEVNQNGFKEKVLERIEELEELKKQKEQEEDLNIEIETSEEEALQEAQVLKEGGFYEAALEVFENLLNEGSQNPEVYRGLAECLLELGRYDEAISTIKMALEIPDLILDDLAALYYLLGRAYESVNKIKEALDAYNKAYHYNTHYLDVAEKIEKLKALQEKFGRLQLLFAEGLLDEKTYEEAKQISQDTGNSLEFVLIENFGISKFDIGRALTDYYGYPFIEFNELNLGPKPSCLTGIKESFFKQNICIPIEEDDERIILLIDDPSDSIRLDLIRQVLKAKKLEIKIGIKEDIFKFIDYFFGKSDFDLPEDLSELEVVEEEEDQEVTEEELSNSVVVQLVNHILEEAYRKGASDIHIESYPGKRGAQVRYRIDGECHLVRKIPYTLKRPLISRIKIMANLDIAEKRLPQDGKIKFRLKNGRYFEVRVATIPTIENNEDVVMRILASVEAMPLDKLGLREENLEAFKKLLQMPYGLILVVGPTGSGKTTTLHAALGYINTPNKKIWTAEDPVEIVQEGLRQVQVKPKIGLDFAKVLRSFLRADPDIIMIGETRDEETARTVIEASLTGHLVFTTLHTNSAPETVTRLLGMGMDPYNFADALLGILAQRLAKRLCPNCKQPYQPSEEEIELLIEEYGDHPTTPLTKEAFKEAALFKPKGCSSCNNTGYKGRLAIHELLVANDEIRQLIIKNAPVHEIREAAMRAGMLTLKQDGIWKVLQGLTDLKQIRAVSIR; this comes from the coding sequence ATGAGCGAAATAAACGTAGAACAAATATTCAAGGAAGCCGAAGTTTATGCCTCACAAGGCCTTTATGACGAAGCTATCTTGGCCTTAGAGGTTTTACTGTCTCAATATGAGGAAGAAGTCAATCAGAATGGCTTTAAAGAAAAGGTTTTAGAACGTATAGAAGAACTAGAAGAACTAAAAAAACAAAAAGAACAAGAAGAAGACCTTAACATCGAAATAGAAACTTCAGAAGAAGAGGCCCTACAGGAAGCTCAAGTACTCAAAGAAGGGGGTTTTTACGAAGCTGCCCTTGAAGTTTTTGAAAATTTATTAAATGAAGGTTCTCAAAATCCAGAAGTTTATCGAGGTTTAGCCGAGTGTCTCTTAGAATTGGGTCGCTATGATGAGGCTATAAGCACAATTAAAATGGCTTTAGAAATACCTGACCTAATACTAGATGATCTGGCTGCTTTATACTATTTATTAGGTAGAGCTTACGAAAGTGTTAACAAAATAAAAGAAGCGCTTGACGCGTATAACAAAGCATATCACTATAATACCCATTATTTAGATGTTGCTGAAAAAATTGAAAAACTAAAAGCCCTCCAAGAAAAATTTGGTCGCTTACAATTACTTTTTGCTGAAGGCCTACTTGACGAAAAAACTTACGAAGAAGCCAAACAAATAAGTCAAGATACAGGAAATAGCCTGGAATTCGTACTAATAGAAAACTTTGGTATATCAAAATTTGACATCGGCCGTGCCTTAACCGACTACTACGGCTATCCTTTTATTGAATTTAATGAACTAAATTTAGGGCCAAAACCTTCCTGTTTAACGGGTATAAAGGAAAGCTTTTTCAAGCAAAATATTTGTATTCCTATAGAAGAAGATGATGAACGCATTATCCTTTTAATAGATGATCCTTCTGACAGCATACGTCTTGACCTTATACGTCAAGTTCTAAAGGCAAAAAAATTAGAAATAAAAATTGGTATTAAAGAAGACATATTTAAATTTATAGATTACTTCTTTGGTAAATCAGATTTCGATTTACCTGAAGATCTTTCAGAACTTGAAGTCGTAGAGGAAGAAGAAGACCAAGAAGTAACAGAAGAAGAACTTTCAAATAGCGTAGTAGTTCAATTAGTTAACCACATTTTAGAAGAAGCCTACCGTAAAGGTGCTTCTGATATCCACATAGAATCTTATCCAGGTAAACGTGGAGCACAAGTACGCTACCGTATAGATGGAGAATGCCACTTGGTCCGAAAAATACCTTATACTTTAAAAAGGCCTCTTATTTCTCGTATAAAAATTATGGCTAATCTCGACATTGCTGAGAAACGCCTTCCACAAGACGGAAAAATTAAGTTCAGATTAAAAAATGGCCGCTATTTTGAGGTACGTGTGGCTACCATTCCTACCATTGAAAACAATGAAGACGTGGTCATGCGTATTCTCGCCTCAGTAGAGGCTATGCCCCTTGACAAACTTGGTTTAAGAGAAGAAAACTTAGAGGCATTCAAAAAACTCCTACAAATGCCATATGGTCTTATTCTGGTAGTAGGTCCCACGGGTTCTGGTAAAACTACCACTCTTCACGCAGCCCTTGGATACATCAACACTCCAAACAAAAAAATCTGGACAGCAGAAGACCCAGTAGAAATCGTTCAGGAAGGATTGCGTCAGGTCCAGGTAAAACCCAAAATAGGGCTTGATTTTGCAAAAGTATTAAGATCCTTTCTCCGGGCTGACCCTGATATCATAATGATCGGAGAAACCCGAGACGAAGAGACTGCTCGCACGGTGATCGAAGCCTCTTTAACTGGCCACTTAGTTTTTACCACTCTTCACACCAACAGTGCTCCTGAAACTGTTACTAGACTTTTGGGCATGGGAATGGATCCTTACAATTTTGCCGATGCCTTATTGGGCATTTTAGCCCAACGACTGGCAAAAAGGCTTTGCCCTAATTGTAAGCAACCATATCAACCTTCAGAAGAAGAAATCGAGCTTTTAATTGAAGAATATGGGGACCACCCCACAACTCCTCTTACCAAAGAAGCCTTCAAAGAAGCTGCTCTCTTTAAACCAAAAGGCTGTTCTTCGTGTAATAATACTGGTTATAAAGGACGCCTGGCCATTCACGAATTACTGGTAGCCAATGATGAAATAAGACAACTCATCATCAAGAATGCCCCTGTCCATGAAATCAGAGAAGCAGCCATGAGAGCTGGCATGCTTACTCTTAAACAAGATGGTATCTGGAAAGTTCTCCAAGGACTTACGGATCTTAAACAAATTAGAGCTGTCTCCATAAGATAA
- a CDS encoding c-type heme family protein yields the protein MLKLLRQSWLVIFLLPLAASICLFYYSYQRSQIIEQADKETEIFIVTAEATRLYVKEVLRPKMYKIFSDERFIPEAMSTSHVGREIMKRIGKYFPYMEYKRAALNPRNPINKADILEIKIIDEFKHSNVKEITKLLDRKGTIYFGRFRPIYAEKSCLKCHGDPRKAPRELIKIYGNTGGYYYKPGQIVAIDAVYIPIGPALVTLKKQVLSSFLFGVGLLIFLVFSVRLLLQYEFLPSLRKLSVYLSSIIHTEKFKNLSVDDNVERITSSLEDLALEVKRIHTELQKSEQKYRSLFESSQDAILMWNRENKLVDINPAGLKFFGFISKEEALGIETIEQLFWDHQDAIAFISKLVEKSQIKDWETIVVNREGKRFQVLVTASKAIEVNGLTLYVGLFRDITEKKLIEKHIITTEKLAAVGQLAAGLAHEINNSLSVIKCYANLLAKTNSKDEQALKDLETIKKHVKMCQDILQNLLNFSRPTEYKKVKANINDIIKEVAELFATRLQKRKINLYLDLSPELPALWVDWDKIKQVFMNMLLNALQAIEQKGEIKVSTHFDKVKNRVIIKISDTGCGIPETIIDKIFDPFFTTKAPGEGTGLGLSVSYGIVKDHGGQIFVESRPGEGTIFTIILPVETNDERNHPYS from the coding sequence ATGTTAAAACTTTTGCGCCAAAGTTGGCTGGTTATTTTTTTATTACCCTTAGCAGCTTCTATTTGCCTCTTTTATTATTCTTATCAGCGCTCTCAAATTATTGAGCAGGCCGATAAAGAAACGGAAATTTTTATTGTTACCGCTGAAGCTACCAGACTTTACGTTAAAGAAGTCCTGCGTCCCAAAATGTATAAAATTTTTTCTGACGAGCGTTTTATTCCTGAAGCCATGTCCACTTCCCATGTAGGCCGAGAAATAATGAAGCGCATAGGTAAATATTTTCCTTACATGGAATACAAAAGAGCTGCCTTAAATCCTCGTAATCCCATAAACAAAGCAGATATCTTGGAAATAAAAATAATTGACGAATTCAAACATTCAAACGTGAAAGAAATAACCAAATTACTTGACCGTAAAGGAACTATATATTTTGGCAGGTTTAGACCAATTTATGCTGAAAAATCTTGTCTAAAATGCCACGGAGACCCCCGCAAAGCTCCTCGTGAATTAATAAAAATTTACGGGAACACTGGAGGTTATTACTATAAGCCTGGTCAAATTGTAGCTATAGATGCCGTCTATATCCCTATAGGCCCAGCCCTAGTTACACTTAAAAAACAAGTGCTTTCTAGTTTTCTTTTCGGTGTAGGACTTCTAATTTTTCTGGTTTTCTCTGTAAGACTCCTTCTTCAGTATGAATTTTTGCCCAGTTTAAGAAAACTTTCTGTTTACTTAAGTAGTATTATCCATACAGAAAAATTTAAAAATCTTTCTGTTGACGATAACGTTGAACGTATCACCTCTTCTCTTGAAGACCTCGCCCTAGAAGTAAAAAGAATACATACCGAACTCCAAAAATCAGAACAAAAATATCGCTCGCTTTTTGAATCATCACAAGATGCCATTTTAATGTGGAACAGAGAAAACAAACTGGTAGATATAAATCCTGCAGGACTCAAATTTTTTGGATTCATTAGTAAGGAAGAAGCTCTCGGTATCGAAACCATTGAACAACTTTTCTGGGACCACCAAGATGCCATTGCCTTTATAAGTAAATTAGTTGAAAAAAGCCAGATAAAGGATTGGGAAACCATAGTAGTAAATCGTGAGGGAAAACGTTTTCAGGTTTTAGTTACCGCTAGTAAAGCCATCGAAGTAAACGGCTTGACCCTTTACGTTGGCCTTTTTCGCGATATAACCGAAAAGAAACTTATAGAAAAACATATTATCACCACGGAAAAATTAGCCGCTGTGGGGCAACTAGCTGCGGGGCTAGCTCACGAAATAAACAACTCCTTAAGTGTAATCAAGTGTTATGCCAATCTTTTAGCTAAAACCAACTCAAAAGACGAACAGGCATTAAAAGACCTAGAAACAATCAAAAAGCACGTCAAAATGTGTCAAGATATCTTGCAAAACCTGCTTAACTTTTCTCGGCCAACTGAGTATAAAAAAGTCAAAGCCAACATAAATGACATAATCAAAGAAGTAGCTGAACTCTTTGCCACAAGACTCCAAAAAAGAAAAATAAATCTTTATCTAGATTTATCTCCTGAGCTTCCAGCGCTTTGGGTTGATTGGGATAAAATAAAACAGGTCTTTATGAATATGTTGCTAAACGCCTTACAAGCTATCGAACAAAAAGGCGAAATCAAAGTTAGCACACATTTTGACAAAGTTAAAAATCGGGTCATTATTAAAATTTCAGATACAGGCTGTGGTATTCCTGAAACAATAATAGATAAAATATTTGATCCGTTTTTTACCACCAAAGCTCCCGGAGAGGGAACAGGGCTTGGTCTTTCCGTAAGTTACGGTATCGTAAAAGACCATGGAGGCCAGATTTTTGTGGAAAGCCGGCCAGGTGAGGGAACAATCTTTACCATAATTCTGCCTGTTGAGACAAACGATGAAAGAAACCATCCTTATAGTTGA
- a CDS encoding sigma-54-dependent transcriptional regulator has protein sequence MKETILIVDDEKDLLEGLKRLVEIELHCRVLTAENGQVALKILEQQEVDLILADVRMPEMDGFSLLKEVKKLYPDITFVIITAYGTIDQAVRAVKEGAYDFIQKPFEDEQLLHVLKKGLERGRLIRENKRLQKQVGAKIFENFVGQSTHLKKIFETIRMVAPTDVTVLILGESGTGKELAARAIHALSRRANRPMITVNCPALPEPILESELFGYRKGAFTNATSDHRGLFEEAHKGTIFLDEIGDITSSVQTKLLRVLQEKEIKPLGSTQTKKVDVRIIASTNQDLEEKVKEGTFRADLFYRLNVVTIEMPPLREIREDIPLLVDHFLKKTAKELGIPPKYVCPEVIDFFMEYPWPGNIRQLENVIKAAVVTSPSDIISLENIPLTQKKNLSPKALAEDNAQLDIDLSLPYKVLKEKVLSNFTVNYVKHLLERTKGNITRAAEISGIKRQSLQKILKRYGLDPANFR, from the coding sequence ATGAAAGAAACCATCCTTATAGTTGATGATGAAAAAGACCTTCTTGAAGGCCTAAAACGTCTCGTGGAAATAGAACTTCATTGTCGGGTCCTTACTGCAGAAAACGGCCAAGTAGCCCTTAAAATTCTTGAGCAACAAGAGGTAGACCTGATTTTAGCAGACGTGAGAATGCCCGAAATGGACGGGTTTTCCCTTTTAAAAGAAGTCAAAAAACTATATCCTGACATAACTTTTGTGATTATCACCGCTTACGGCACCATTGATCAGGCAGTACGTGCGGTAAAAGAAGGTGCTTATGATTTTATTCAGAAACCTTTTGAAGATGAACAACTACTTCATGTACTCAAAAAGGGCCTGGAAAGAGGCCGTCTTATCCGAGAAAACAAGCGTCTTCAAAAACAGGTAGGGGCAAAAATTTTTGAAAATTTTGTAGGCCAAAGTACTCATTTAAAAAAAATATTCGAAACCATTCGTATGGTGGCCCCTACTGATGTAACTGTTCTTATCTTAGGTGAATCTGGCACAGGAAAAGAACTCGCCGCCCGGGCTATTCATGCTTTAAGTCGTCGAGCCAACAGGCCCATGATCACTGTAAATTGCCCTGCTCTTCCAGAGCCTATCCTTGAAAGCGAGCTATTTGGCTATCGCAAGGGGGCCTTTACTAATGCCACCTCTGATCACCGTGGCCTCTTTGAAGAAGCCCACAAAGGGACCATTTTTCTTGATGAAATAGGCGATATAACTTCTTCTGTACAAACCAAGCTATTAAGAGTTCTTCAGGAAAAAGAAATAAAACCCCTTGGATCTACTCAAACCAAAAAAGTTGATGTGCGTATAATTGCTTCTACTAACCAGGATCTCGAAGAAAAAGTTAAAGAAGGAACTTTTAGGGCTGATCTCTTTTATCGTTTAAACGTGGTTACCATTGAAATGCCACCCCTTAGAGAAATCAGAGAAGATATTCCTCTTTTGGTAGACCATTTCCTCAAAAAAACAGCCAAAGAGCTTGGCATTCCACCTAAATATGTATGTCCTGAAGTAATTGATTTTTTTATGGAATATCCGTGGCCGGGAAACATTCGCCAGCTTGAAAATGTAATTAAGGCCGCCGTAGTAACCTCTCCTTCTGATATAATCTCTCTTGAAAACATTCCTTTAACGCAGAAAAAAAATTTGTCTCCTAAAGCACTTGCGGAAGATAACGCCCAACTAGATATTGATCTTTCTCTTCCTTACAAAGTTCTTAAAGAAAAAGTTCTTTCAAACTTTACGGTAAATTATGTAAAACATCTTCTTGAGCGAACTAAAGGAAATATAACCCGAGCCGCAGAAATAAGCGGGATTAAAAGACAATCTCTCCAAAAAATTCTAAAACGCTACGGTCTGGACCCTGCCAACTTTAGATAG
- a CDS encoding DUF5395 domain-containing protein, with amino-acid sequence MELQATIWHDGKNWVVEAEGFKVEAPELDELDRKVARTIKNNPDLASKNIKRVNMYFDMMTIPQWMRQYMQHYFSRIIEIEEVK; translated from the coding sequence ATGGAGCTTCAGGCCACTATTTGGCACGACGGGAAAAACTGGGTAGTAGAAGCCGAAGGTTTTAAAGTGGAAGCTCCTGAACTTGATGAACTGGACCGCAAGGTGGCAAGAACTATCAAAAACAATCCAGATTTAGCTAGTAAAAACATCAAAAGAGTCAACATGTATTTTGACATGATGACCATCCCCCAATGGATGCGGCAATACATGCAACATTATTTTTCCCGCATCATAGAAATTGAGGAGGTGAAGTAA
- a CDS encoding putative sulfate exporter family transporter — protein MSQEKKGWTYGMLTQEDWWAVWIGSFFMILGLLSVWGIDLVGWITYPKIWVFKMPEGAIPKKIVPWYQAFYPLGAKYSLTAKEFWKSIGPIGGILITYVAFTIPLCIGAYFMRWNVRQFFLGWTVIFFLTYLCWFIGHHAFFAATTVHLKKSHFPDMFTLSLGGGASFILALIVGLIIGNFFKPLARFLSEAAKPEWYIKTAIVFLGVKVGYLPIKMATFSQKLGHKVAGLTFELFLAGAVATFVAYLIFWPGIYTISRRLFKLPRKTAAVLGSGISICGVSAAVATGGAVRAKPVVSIMVSALVVVYAVIELIVLPWFFTYVWPGPEGALIAGPAMGLSVKTDGADAAAGELLDELLRAKIAKDTNGAVQWPEGIITVSAVVTKLWIDMFIGLWAFILALLWCYVVEKRPGEKVPAIEVWHRFPKFVIGYFAAWIIYLTIFFGPGHAGAPEGMAILKAAKAGAVPVEKGMRKLFFMLTFLSLGIITDFKKLKEAQFGKMVWVYLIGLFFFIIPVACLISWLFHQGMELPNIAGMGIE, from the coding sequence ATGTCACAAGAAAAAAAAGGCTGGACTTACGGCATGCTCACCCAGGAAGACTGGTGGGCGGTATGGATCGGTAGCTTTTTCATGATATTGGGCCTTTTGAGCGTATGGGGCATTGATTTGGTCGGCTGGATTACTTACCCCAAAATTTGGGTATTCAAGATGCCCGAAGGGGCCATCCCCAAAAAAATAGTTCCCTGGTACCAGGCCTTTTATCCTCTAGGCGCCAAGTATAGCTTGACGGCCAAAGAATTTTGGAAGTCTATTGGGCCCATTGGTGGCATACTTATAACCTATGTGGCCTTTACCATTCCCTTGTGTATTGGCGCCTATTTCATGCGCTGGAATGTTCGCCAATTTTTCTTAGGATGGACGGTTATTTTCTTTCTGACTTATCTTTGTTGGTTTATTGGGCACCACGCCTTTTTTGCCGCTACTACGGTACACCTCAAGAAAAGCCACTTTCCCGATATGTTTACCCTTTCTCTGGGTGGTGGTGCTTCTTTTATCTTGGCCCTTATTGTGGGCTTGATAATTGGAAACTTTTTTAAACCACTGGCAAGATTCTTATCCGAAGCAGCTAAACCTGAGTGGTACATCAAAACCGCTATCGTATTTTTGGGTGTAAAAGTTGGTTATCTTCCTATTAAAATGGCTACTTTCTCCCAAAAACTCGGTCACAAAGTAGCCGGGCTTACCTTTGAACTATTCTTGGCCGGAGCTGTAGCTACCTTTGTGGCTTATCTCATCTTTTGGCCCGGTATTTACACCATCTCCCGTAGACTTTTTAAACTTCCCCGTAAAACCGCAGCCGTTCTTGGCTCTGGTATCTCCATTTGCGGTGTTTCCGCGGCCGTAGCTACGGGTGGTGCGGTTAGGGCCAAACCTGTGGTCTCTATTATGGTCTCCGCTTTGGTCGTGGTTTACGCCGTGATAGAGCTAATCGTTTTGCCCTGGTTCTTTACTTACGTATGGCCTGGCCCTGAGGGAGCCTTAATTGCCGGCCCGGCCATGGGTCTTTCGGTTAAAACAGACGGTGCTGACGCCGCCGCTGGTGAACTTCTTGACGAACTTTTGCGGGCCAAAATCGCCAAAGACACCAACGGTGCCGTCCAGTGGCCTGAAGGTATCATCACCGTAAGCGCCGTTGTTACCAAGCTCTGGATTGACATGTTCATCGGTCTCTGGGCCTTTATCCTGGCTCTACTTTGGTGCTATGTGGTAGAGAAACGTCCAGGCGAAAAAGTCCCAGCTATAGAAGTCTGGCATCGCTTCCCCAAATTCGTAATTGGTTACTTTGCGGCCTGGATTATTTACTTAACCATTTTCTTTGGTCCAGGACATGCCGGTGCTCCTGAAGGTATGGCTATTTTAAAAGCAGCCAAGGCTGGAGCGGTTCCGGTAGAAAAAGGTATGCGAAAGCTCTTCTTCATGCTCACCTTCTTAAGCCTAGGTATTATTACCGACTTCAAAAAACTCAAAGAAGCGCAGTTCGGTAAGATGGTCTGGGTCTACCTTATAGGGCTCTTCTTCTTCATCATTCCTGTAGCCTGTTTGATTTCCTGGCTCTTTCATCAGGGCATGGAACTTCCGAACATCGCT